In a single window of the Cucumis melo cultivar AY chromosome 11, USDA_Cmelo_AY_1.0, whole genome shotgun sequence genome:
- the LOC103503044 gene encoding uncharacterized protein LOC103503044 isoform X1, with protein sequence MAIAGLHNVSVLDSSFLRESQSQASRQLGNESSVSTRASSLRRIWRGLEDEQVVRSTQESISERSTDLSRTEAAEGRSTVQGDDSENMGMNISENDIDTWSDVQTVSQNDDEESGEFGVVERERVRQIFREWMNSGVGEQTPNVSQMNNGSRAEWLGETEQERVRMIREWVQKNSQQRGTHGVNGEVQTAEIGAQVAQRSDGLVGSQNEGRIQHARRGIRRLCGRQALLDMVKKAERERQREIQVLSEQQAVSGFAHRNRIQSLLKSRFLRNSRLTVNARSVSVAESELGLLRRRHTVSGLSREGFFSRLDSSVQSQASSRHSDTTSNSDDGDSLTDLNRTGSFEVLDDLREHSGIINVESHEGSHSTGLSEVRPDLEESTSEARKEPVPVVESSEEQVAESGLASQTADINSTEMRDDSGQGMRSILQETASNLLYREIPQIDGEDHTSVLDTEPSIQQDNTRDENVHDGSVLDHSERSQDNDLESVDPHESNTRDEPNEDLGTVVEPNDRQASGFQHDEWENSIEEDINETHLESIATNWSEEFLSTTYRGDIHLQNAPEASHENAIFVEDVPNWFEGLPNREATSSRRLETFYFPEDDNAHNGEIRELLSRRSVSTLLSSGFRESLDQLIQSYVERQGHGTGNRDMDEMMPPYTSAEQEQEHDRQSEGQAGSVESHSLALPLPLPPTLPSRQLWDNELSNGSWSRRDFRQQFGADWEIINDLRIDMSRLQQRMSNLQRMLETCMDMQLELQRSIKQEVSSALNRAAGSEEMFEDSLPDDEPKWDRVRKGICCICCDNHIDALLYRCGHMCTCSKCANELVDARGKCPMCHAPILEVIRAYSL encoded by the exons ATGGCTATTGCCGGTCTACATAATGTTTCTGTTCTTGATTCTTCATTTCTTAGAGAGTCTCAGTCTCAAGCATCAAGGCAGTTAGGGAATGAAAGTAGTGTAAGCACCCGGGCATCCTCTCTTCGACGAATATGGAGAGGACTTGAGGATGAGCAAGTGGTGAGAAGCACGCAGGAGAGCATTAGTGAAAGATCTACTGATCTCTCAAGAACTGAAGCAGCGGAAGGTCGAAGTACTGTACAGGGTGATGATTCAGAGAACATGGGGATGAATATTAGTGAGAATGATATTGACACTTGGTCTGACGTACAGACTGTTTCACAAAATGATGATGAGGAGTCTGGTGAATTTGGGGTTGTTGAGAGGGAGAGGGTTAGGCAAATTTTTAGAGAATGGATGAATAGTGGTGTGGGGGAACAAACACCTAACGTTTCCCAAATGAATAATGGCTCAAGGGCAgagtggcttggtgaaacagaGCAGGAGAGGGTGCGAATGATAAGGGAGTGGGTGCAAAAGAATAGCCAGCAGAGAGGCACTCATGGTGTAAATGGGGAAGTCCAAACTGCTGAGATTGGTGCTCAGGTTGCACAAAGGTCGGATGGATTAGTTGGAAGCCAGAATGAAGGCCGGATCCAGCATGCTCGGAGGGGTATTCGCAGGTTATGTGGCAGACAAGCTCTCCTTGATATGGTCAAGAAGGCTGAGAGAGAAAGACAAAGGGAAATTCAAGTATTGTCAGAGCAACAAGCTGTATCAGGCTTTGCTCATCGCAACCGCATTCAG TCACTACTCAAAAGTAGATTTTTGCGAAACAGTAGATTGACCGTGAATGCAAGATCTGTATCTGTTGCAGAATCTGAGTTAGGCCTTTTAAGGCGAAGGCATACGGTCTCTGGCTTGAG TAGGGAAGGATTCTTCTCCAGATTGGACAGTTCTGTCCAAAGTCAAGCTAGTAGCCGGCATTCCGACACCACCTCTAACAGTGATGATGGCGATTCTCTAACTGACCTGAATCGTACTGGGAGTTTTGAGGTCCTAGATGATCTTCGTGAACATTCTGGGATCATTAACGTGGAAAGTCACGAAGGCTCTCACAGCACTGGTCTATCTGAAGTTAGGCCTGATCTAGAAGAAAGTACCTCTGAAGCTAGGAAAGAACCTGTTCCTGTGGTAGAAAGTTCTGAAGAACAGGTTGCTGAGAGTGGTTTAGCCAGCCAAACAGCAGATATCAACTCTACGGAGATGAGAGATGATTCAGGTCAAGGTATGAGAAGCATTTTACAAGAAACTGCCTCAAATCTTTTATACCGTGAAATTCCACAAATCGATGGTGAGGATCATACTAGTGTACTGGATACTGAACCTTCCATTCAACAAGACAATACTCGTGATGAAAATGTTCATGATGGATCAGTATTAGATCATTCGGAAAGATCTCAAGACAATGACCTCGAAAGTGTAGATCCACATGAATCTAATACTCGTGATGAGCCGAATGAAGACCTAGGTACAGTAGTTGAGCCAAATGATCGGCAAGCATCTGGTTTTCAACATGATGAATGGGAAAATAGCATTGAAGAAGATATAAACGAAACTCATTTGGAAAGTATTGCTACTAATTGGTCCGAAGAATTCTTGAGTACGACATATAGAGGAGATATTCATCTGCAAAATGCCCCTGAAGCATCCCATGAAAATGCTATCTTTGTGGAGGATGTGCCGAATTGGTTTGAAGGCCTTCCCAATCGAGAAGCTACATCAAGCCGAAGGTTGGAGACCTTTTATTTTCCTGAAGATGATAATGCGCATAATGGGGAAATCAGAGAACTTTTAAGCAg GAGAAGTGTTTCTACTCTTCTTAGCAGTGGTTTCCGAGAAAGTCTTGACCAGTTAATACAATCTTACGTAGAGAGGCAAGGTCATGGTACCGGTAACAGGGATATGGACGAGATGATGCCTCCTTATACATCTGCTGAGCAAGAGCAAGAGCATGATAGGCAGAGTGAAGGTCAAGCGGGTTCTGTTGAGAGTCATTCACTTGCTTTGCCTCTGCCTCTGCCACCTACATTGCCCTCTCGGCAACTTTGGGATAACGAGTTGAGCAATGGTAGTTGGTCACGACGAGATTTCCGTCAGCAATTTGGAGCT GATTGGGAAATCATTAACGATTTGAGGATTGACATGTCGAGGCTGCAACAGAGGATGAGCAACCTACAGAGAATGTTGGAGACATGCATGGATATGCAACTCGAGCTGCAGCGCTCAATAAAGCAAGAAGTTTCTTCTGCATTAAACCGAGCAGCTGGTTCAGAAG
- the LOC103503044 gene encoding uncharacterized protein LOC103503044 isoform X2: protein MAIAGLHNVSVLDSSFLRESQSQASRQLGNESSVSTRASSLRRIWRGLEDEQVVRSTQESISERSTDLSRTEAAEGRSTVQGDDSENMGMNISENDIDTWSDVQTVSQNDDEESGEFGVVERERVRQIFREWMNSGVGEQTPNVSQMNNGSRAEWLGETEQERVRMIREWVQKNSQQRGTHGVNGEVQTAEIGAQVAQRSDGLVGSQNEGRIQHARRGIRRLCGRQALLDMVKKAERERQREIQVLSEQQAVSGFAHRNRIQSLLKSRFLRNSRLTVNARSVSVAESELGLLRRRHTVSGLREGFFSRLDSSVQSQASSRHSDTTSNSDDGDSLTDLNRTGSFEVLDDLREHSGIINVESHEGSHSTGLSEVRPDLEESTSEARKEPVPVVESSEEQVAESGLASQTADINSTEMRDDSGQGMRSILQETASNLLYREIPQIDGEDHTSVLDTEPSIQQDNTRDENVHDGSVLDHSERSQDNDLESVDPHESNTRDEPNEDLGTVVEPNDRQASGFQHDEWENSIEEDINETHLESIATNWSEEFLSTTYRGDIHLQNAPEASHENAIFVEDVPNWFEGLPNREATSSRRLETFYFPEDDNAHNGEIRELLSRRSVSTLLSSGFRESLDQLIQSYVERQGHGTGNRDMDEMMPPYTSAEQEQEHDRQSEGQAGSVESHSLALPLPLPPTLPSRQLWDNELSNGSWSRRDFRQQFGADWEIINDLRIDMSRLQQRMSNLQRMLETCMDMQLELQRSIKQEVSSALNRAAGSEEMFEDSLPDDEPKWDRVRKGICCICCDNHIDALLYRCGHMCTCSKCANELVDARGKCPMCHAPILEVIRAYSL from the exons ATGGCTATTGCCGGTCTACATAATGTTTCTGTTCTTGATTCTTCATTTCTTAGAGAGTCTCAGTCTCAAGCATCAAGGCAGTTAGGGAATGAAAGTAGTGTAAGCACCCGGGCATCCTCTCTTCGACGAATATGGAGAGGACTTGAGGATGAGCAAGTGGTGAGAAGCACGCAGGAGAGCATTAGTGAAAGATCTACTGATCTCTCAAGAACTGAAGCAGCGGAAGGTCGAAGTACTGTACAGGGTGATGATTCAGAGAACATGGGGATGAATATTAGTGAGAATGATATTGACACTTGGTCTGACGTACAGACTGTTTCACAAAATGATGATGAGGAGTCTGGTGAATTTGGGGTTGTTGAGAGGGAGAGGGTTAGGCAAATTTTTAGAGAATGGATGAATAGTGGTGTGGGGGAACAAACACCTAACGTTTCCCAAATGAATAATGGCTCAAGGGCAgagtggcttggtgaaacagaGCAGGAGAGGGTGCGAATGATAAGGGAGTGGGTGCAAAAGAATAGCCAGCAGAGAGGCACTCATGGTGTAAATGGGGAAGTCCAAACTGCTGAGATTGGTGCTCAGGTTGCACAAAGGTCGGATGGATTAGTTGGAAGCCAGAATGAAGGCCGGATCCAGCATGCTCGGAGGGGTATTCGCAGGTTATGTGGCAGACAAGCTCTCCTTGATATGGTCAAGAAGGCTGAGAGAGAAAGACAAAGGGAAATTCAAGTATTGTCAGAGCAACAAGCTGTATCAGGCTTTGCTCATCGCAACCGCATTCAG TCACTACTCAAAAGTAGATTTTTGCGAAACAGTAGATTGACCGTGAATGCAAGATCTGTATCTGTTGCAGAATCTGAGTTAGGCCTTTTAAGGCGAAGGCATACGGTCTCTGGCTTGAG GGAAGGATTCTTCTCCAGATTGGACAGTTCTGTCCAAAGTCAAGCTAGTAGCCGGCATTCCGACACCACCTCTAACAGTGATGATGGCGATTCTCTAACTGACCTGAATCGTACTGGGAGTTTTGAGGTCCTAGATGATCTTCGTGAACATTCTGGGATCATTAACGTGGAAAGTCACGAAGGCTCTCACAGCACTGGTCTATCTGAAGTTAGGCCTGATCTAGAAGAAAGTACCTCTGAAGCTAGGAAAGAACCTGTTCCTGTGGTAGAAAGTTCTGAAGAACAGGTTGCTGAGAGTGGTTTAGCCAGCCAAACAGCAGATATCAACTCTACGGAGATGAGAGATGATTCAGGTCAAGGTATGAGAAGCATTTTACAAGAAACTGCCTCAAATCTTTTATACCGTGAAATTCCACAAATCGATGGTGAGGATCATACTAGTGTACTGGATACTGAACCTTCCATTCAACAAGACAATACTCGTGATGAAAATGTTCATGATGGATCAGTATTAGATCATTCGGAAAGATCTCAAGACAATGACCTCGAAAGTGTAGATCCACATGAATCTAATACTCGTGATGAGCCGAATGAAGACCTAGGTACAGTAGTTGAGCCAAATGATCGGCAAGCATCTGGTTTTCAACATGATGAATGGGAAAATAGCATTGAAGAAGATATAAACGAAACTCATTTGGAAAGTATTGCTACTAATTGGTCCGAAGAATTCTTGAGTACGACATATAGAGGAGATATTCATCTGCAAAATGCCCCTGAAGCATCCCATGAAAATGCTATCTTTGTGGAGGATGTGCCGAATTGGTTTGAAGGCCTTCCCAATCGAGAAGCTACATCAAGCCGAAGGTTGGAGACCTTTTATTTTCCTGAAGATGATAATGCGCATAATGGGGAAATCAGAGAACTTTTAAGCAg GAGAAGTGTTTCTACTCTTCTTAGCAGTGGTTTCCGAGAAAGTCTTGACCAGTTAATACAATCTTACGTAGAGAGGCAAGGTCATGGTACCGGTAACAGGGATATGGACGAGATGATGCCTCCTTATACATCTGCTGAGCAAGAGCAAGAGCATGATAGGCAGAGTGAAGGTCAAGCGGGTTCTGTTGAGAGTCATTCACTTGCTTTGCCTCTGCCTCTGCCACCTACATTGCCCTCTCGGCAACTTTGGGATAACGAGTTGAGCAATGGTAGTTGGTCACGACGAGATTTCCGTCAGCAATTTGGAGCT GATTGGGAAATCATTAACGATTTGAGGATTGACATGTCGAGGCTGCAACAGAGGATGAGCAACCTACAGAGAATGTTGGAGACATGCATGGATATGCAACTCGAGCTGCAGCGCTCAATAAAGCAAGAAGTTTCTTCTGCATTAAACCGAGCAGCTGGTTCAGAAG